The DNA region atCCCTAAAACTCAAGagcaaaatgagcaaatgaaccATGTGTATAAAAGTTGGTAGCATAACCAAACagagaaaaaacttttaagtgaCTTTAAAACACTGTAAGTTTACTGAACAGACCTAATGTGGTATATCCTAAGGACAAAAGGAATTGTAAATAAACACTCTTGATCTGCTTCCAATAACTGTACTGTTAATTATGTTGGCATTGTGTATTGAGATAAAGCAAATGAGTAATCATATTGATGTCACTGGGAACTGGGACTTTTTGGCATGGAAGAAAAGGTGCAAGGGAAGACCGTAGAGTGTCCTGATCTGGATAGAAAGTGTCAGCATACGTTCATTCACAATTTTATATACACCCACACCCACTTACACATTTTCAGCTCTATTCATTGAAAAGATCTTGAAACAATGAAGAACTCTGTGGCAATGTGCACCCATAATGCCCAGATTATAATCTCTAATTATCATTTCTAATTCAAAGGAAACAAGACCTCCTTAATGCAAACTGCAGGTCTGAGACaggaaatataaaaggtaaaCGTGAAATATCTTGTCAGacgaaaaaacaaaaagccattaAAGCCCATTTAAGGCATATCAAAAGCTTCAGGAGCCAATTTTGAAAAGTCCTGCTGGCCAAGAATTGGGATAATCTAAGCATCAATTAGAAGACTTCAAAGGAGTGAAATACTTCAAATGTGTTTAAGTCCACGAAGTcataataatcctaaatttgGGGAGAGGAGGCCACATACGAATGTGTTAACTTcctaaatcattatttttaaaattggcaaAGGGAAGTAATTAAGCATTTATCCCATGTTTCCTATATCAGCTCTTAGAGTAATTAAATGGTTGTTGAGGAAAAGTTGCTCTTTATATAGAAGAAATAGTCTAgctaataaattaataaatgacaaaatcaGAATAAGCCTATTTTGAAAGTACTAATGAATTAATGGATCTAGAAAATGATCATCAATATCTGCTAACATCTCAAAGGGAGGAACAACCAGGTATCATGCATTTCGTTAACAACACATGGTCTTGTCAGAAAACCTGAACCCACATAGGATGAAGCTTCTAGGTACCATTACCAATTAACAGGAAAGAGGACAGAGGAACAAGGTAAAAGAAACCATCAGGAGGCAATCAGCAAACTCCAGAATGTAGTACACTTTACTGACCGGTTTTATCCATAAACTACAAGAAGGGAGCAGTGATGGAGAGAGGAGAGCTATTGGTTAGGgtacatttaagaaataagtGAACCAATTTCAGTGTATGGACTTCATTACAATTCTGATTTCAACTATTAAACTCTGTGGAGGAGGGGTTTATGAAACAATGAGGGATACTTGAACATTAACCAGATATTTAATGTGATAAGGacttatttgatattatttttaggTGGAATAATGGCACGGttctgcttttgtattttttaatccttACCATCTTTATAGACATGTTGAAATATTCACCATTGAAATGAtatctggaatttgctttaaaataatctgagTGGAGGGGAAATAGGAAAGGTTTGTCCATAAAACTTGCAAATGGTTTCAAGTGAAtgattctctctacttttgtatatAATTTCCCACATAAGaagttataaatacaaaaatagaatgcCTCACCCTGTGAGGATGGCTGTAAAGAAATGAGATAGAGATGTGGGAATTTCAAAATTCAGGACTATTtaagaaagaacagcaaatgtgAGAGGAAAAAACATTACTGACTTAAGcgaattgcaaaaaaaaatgttatttcctttatGCGGTATACTAAACACATCAGAATTAATTGAAAAATGTTAATACTTACTTagcaaagaggagaaaacagcTGCACCCAAGATACCTCATTTGATTCATTTAGAGATGAAAGAAATGTGTCTGCAAGGTGAAACCATGGACTCATGGAAAGCTGTGATTTCTGTACAGACATTATTTGTCTAATAGTTTCATATTGTTAATGACCATCCAGTTAGCATCTTCATTACACTTATTTTCATATACAGGAGAAATCAGTGGATGATCTGTAGAATCCTTTAATGACATCCAGTAAGGATCCTGTACATGGTCTCGCCGGTGTCTTAGTCTTCAGCGAGAAAGGGTAGGAGAGAACAGAAAACGTCCTCTTCCAACCCCTGTTCCTGGATGTGTGAAGGAAGAGGATTTTGCTAGCTTGGAACAAAAGATATCCTAGGATGGCACTGATACAAAAGTTCTACGTGTATCGCCACGTTTAAATTCTCCTTTctccaaaatgtaaaatacatctGCTTTCCATCCTCTGAAATGCTATAGGACTGAAAATCCTTTTGTAATGCTGGAGAAACGCCAGTATTCTATCTGGTTTGGGAGAAGGATGCTCTGCTCATAGAAGATACTATATCTCAGAAACACTTAAGACACTGCAGATGAGatagaaggggggaaaaaaaagccttttccttccatttgaaaTGCTCTTCTTAGCATAATTTCCGACGACAGTATCTTAATACCTTAAGTTATTTGGCCATCCTTAAAAGTGCAACTTATTCTGACGTCTCAAGGGACAAAAAAGTTACGGAAGTCCGAGGAATGAGTCACTTTGCTCAATTTTGATGAGTAATCTCAGGTGTCATGGAACCTCTTTccgaaggagaggggaggggacgtCAGCTCTGCAGACGGAAGAAGACGGGCCGCTCGGGATTGGATGGCGAGATCTCGATTTTCCCAAAGTTGCGTCATTTCGAACCCAATTGGGTCCAGATGTTATGGGCACCGACGGGTTACCGTCTCGGAAACTCTCAATCAGACGCAAGCGAAAGGAGAGGAGGCGGTTAattaaaaattgagcagaaagtcgCGTGGGGAGCGTGTCACGTGGGCCTCGGGGCTCGTCGGGGCTCAGATAAATACCGCGCGGCACCGAGCGGGCAAAAGAGCGCGCCGctgcctccaccaccacctcggAGACCGAGAGCGCAGAGCGCCCCGCGTGCGCTCAGAGCAGCCAGAGGAATCCTTCGGGCCTGCCCGCCGCAGTAAGTGCCCGCGCCGCGCATCGCTCCGAGGTGGCGGGTGGCCACGCTGGATGGGCCGCTGGAGCGAGGGACAGCGGGAGGACTGCGGGGGGACAGCGGGGCGACGGGTATCCCAAACGCCAAAGCCCCTCATTGTTACCcacctgcagagcctgctggctTGAAGGTATGAATCGGTGGGTCTGGGGCGGAAGGAGTCGGGTTCCAGGGAGAAAGGGATTTGAGAAGCTTTGGGGCATGATTATCTTTCCTAAGGCGTACAAGGTATCCTTTAGGCTTTTTATCCCTCGGTTCAATCGGCCCTGATTTGGCTGTGGGACCAGAAATTATGCTGCCCAAACTCTTGGATAACCATCCccaatatgtacattttttcctCCCCACAATTCCCAGAAATCCAACATGAAAATCATCGTGGCCTTGGCCGTCTTTTTTCTCATCTCCACTCAACTGTTCGCAGAAGAAATCGGAGATAACGATGATCTGAATTACTGGTCCGACAGCGCCCAGATCAAGGTGAGAACGGGTCTCCAGCCGGCGCGCGCCGTTTTTCCAGGCCTAGGGGGCCATCACTTCCCCTGCGATAACATTCTAGTTAGCCTGGGAGACACCGTGACCGCGACCAGGGGCGGTGGAGGCgcgcggggagtgggggggggggggctgtaaAGGAACGCCATTCCCCGGGGCCCGCACGATATTTTTGTGCCCAGGATCCCAAGTTTCCTCCCGGGGTCTGCGCCGTCGGGTCTCGGGAActcccggggggaggggggtcctcaTAAGGCTGAAAACCTCACAAGGTTTCATCCTGGGGTAACGGAGATTTCGGGGACTCCAGTCTACCTGCAAGGACCGGGTGTTTGGAAACGGCTGGGCAGCGGCAGAAGGGGGCGCGCCCAACGCTGGTAGAAGCAGGGGCAAAGGGCAAGTTGCTGGGGGCTTCGAAgggcggggtgggtgggaaggTAGCTTCCAGCCTTGACTTTTATTTTGCTGACCCGAGGACGGAGCCGCGAGTTTTCTTTTACTGGGCTCGCAAGCTATTCCTGCAAGGGGGCGCGCCTCGAGGGAACAGTAAAAGTCTCGCGGTGCAGGTCTCCAGTAAAGCGTTGTCATTCCCTCCCCACTCCCGCCACACACCTGTGTGCGTTTAGGGCGGTCAGGCGTCTCCAAAGCCCGCGCCAGAGTCCAGAGAAAGTCAGGTGGCCGCGCGACAGATGAGCGGAGGGTCTCCAAGCTAGGAGCAAAAAGCGGAAAGCGTGCAGAGCTCGGGGATGCCGCGCCGCCTGCTAACCatcgggggcggggctggggggtggaggcGCGGCTAGAACCGAGTTCCGCCGGGAGGGGTGTAGGAAGGGAGCTCCCTGGCTAGGACCCCACTCCGCCCCGGCGCGGGGAAGCCGGGCCTCCTCTCGCCTCCCTTTGGGGCGAGCTTTCGGGCCCTGGCGGCGGTGGTGCCCGCAGCCGAGCTTCTCCCAAGGCTGGCGCGCACCACTGGAATGATTCGGGTTTCCCGGCGCCACGCGCTGGTTGCCTACACGCTCGTTTGTCTGTGCGTCCGCCCCCAGGAGGAGCTGCCCGAGCCCTTTGAGCATCTTGTGCAGAGAATCGCCCGGAGACCCAAGCCTCAGCAGTTCTTCGGATTAATGGGCAAACGGGATGCTGGTGAGATAGGCAGccatccctctctctgtctctctgagcaGTCGCCCTCTCTCCCCGTCGCCTCTTCTCAGAGCTCCCAGTCTCTCTTGCTCTTTGAGTAGAAGTTTCCATCCTAAAATGGATATATCCCCGAGGAGCGACTCTGGCCTTcacccaccaacacacacaccagtccgcggagggagggagagatcgTTTGCGCGTGCCTCACACAATTAGAGTGACCCAAATCAAGAACGGAGACCAGCCTTAGCTGAGCTCTGCCTTGACTGAAGATCCAAAATGACAAAGCGGAAGGCGCGGGGCCTCCAGGGGGGCTAACTGCCTGTGGAAACCCATTTTAGACCATTGGGGTTAGATTAGATTCAGGTGCCTCATGTCTCGTGATAGAAATATTGTTACCTTTTATTTGTCACATCAGTGGAACGTGCAAATAGTTAATGTCAATTCATCTTTTGTCAGATTCCTCAATTGAAAAACAAGTGGCCCTGTTAAAGGCTCTTTATGGTAAACATTtctataaatctttattttactaATGTGAATGCACATGTAGGAAAGAAAGTCTTTTATGGGCTGAAATAGATTCTTGGTCATACCTGTTTAATAAAACTATAGACTTGTATCCATCTCTGAATGTCAAATAGTAGTCCCGCCCCGAGATATGGTTCTTATATGAAAACAGGTGGTGTGGCCTAACAGTTACTGTTAGGCTTCAGGGGCCTAATAGTTCTGGGTTTAAATCTGGCCCATAGAAGGCCCTCAAAAATACTCCCTTTGGAATATTTTTGGTTGCTATTCTGTTTTTATCATTAACAATTTGGTTAGCATTTATGGTTCTGCTATATTCCTCAGGATAGTACAGGAATGGGAAATgttaggtattttaaaaatcaacatattttataattctcttttaaaaatgtagcgtCTTTAAAACAAATCTGTTGCTCTGCTAACTTGGCCTTTCTTTCTTCTAGGGCATGGCCAGATCTCTCATAAAAGTAAGTttctaattattttgaataattttgacATTTACCAATGCAAAGGTAAATTagattgaatttcattttatatcttctGTAATAATTTAGGACTTAGTATTTTTAATGAAGACGGTATTAGAAGGGGGGAGACTCCTATTAATTATATCCAGAATAGGTTTGTTCAAAGCTGTTTTTTAGACCTGGCTACCTACCAAAATGATGCATTATGTTAAAAATCCTTTTAACTCCTACCTAACCTGTTGCTGAATTCCTTATCcatggaaactgtgagataataaatgtttattgttgtttaagtgcaaaaaaaaaaaaaaaaagcaagaagaaatccTTTAACTCCTATAAATTGTTAGTTTTAGATAAGAATTTCAGTCCAGGGGTAAAAATCCACAACAGAGTCCTCTCCTTTCACACACACCCTCTCCCATCCCTTACCACCTccactgcaaaaacaaaaacaataacaataagcATTTATAGGCATCTCCTAACATTTCAGTCTGCTAGGTCTCCTGAGGACATCATGCATTAGGGTCATCCAACAGCCAATTGAGAGGATCGAGTGAACGAGTAGAGAATCCATAGTAAAGAGAGCTAGAAATGCAGTTTTTTGATCCCATAATTGATCTATCAAAGTTCAGGGAAATATTTCATAGGGCAGTGGAGATGGCAGACTTGTGGCACTTGACGTTCATTAGATCTTAGTTTTCCAGTTAGTAGAGCTCAAGTTGACAGGAAGTCCCCCCGGGTCCATCTCAATCCTACTCACTTACCCCAGGGTCCACTCACATCTCCTACTTAGACTTGGGTTCACTGGCTGGCAGAGGAAGTCACGTTTAAACAGCAGTCCTATTCTCAAATAATACAGTTTAAACCACGAGACCTTGTGCCACTAAAGTTGAAATAGTAAGCTTTCCCGAAAgctttatgtttgaaaataaatctatCTTATTCCTATTTACATTGTAAAGATTTGACTTTGAAGGGAATTGTATATAGCAAAATTCtatatgatgaaaataaatgtgcTCTATTAGTGTGAAAACACACTTTTCCaaaaggagtatttttttaaaatccaacaaaataaaaatagtgaccTTCTAGAAGTTTATAATCATCAGGTGCAAGGATCTACTCAACTAAGGTTCAGCTCCTGAGAAATAACAACGTAGTCAGAGACACAAGGACATCTACTTGAATATTTCTGTTTGTGAAGTTAACCCCCTAAAAGTCAAAGCTAGCTTAAATAGcaacaatatttaaaacatatatgagCAGATAGAATGTAATATGAATAAAGTGTACTTGCTAATATTTAGAcatagaattaagaaaaatgctttcttttgtatTGTTTAATGTCATTTGTAAGACTTATTAGGAATCATCATTTCTTCAGTCTCCCCAAAACTTGAAAtggttatgtatttattatataggCATATATTCAAAAGCTTGCTTTTCTTCGGTACAAGTTTTAACCGTTGATTTCCTCGAAGATCTACATATTGAAATAcccctaaatgtattttttcaggGCATAAAACAGATTCCTTTGTTGGACTAATGGGCAAAAGAGCTTTAAATTCTGGTATGTATAAAACCATGACTGAAAATAGACAATATcttaaatctatatttttttctaaagcttaATTTTCAAAGTACTAAAAAGgcataataaattcaaaatgagtatttgtgatgaaaaaaatgtaactgcaATAAATAAGTCCAGGCATGGATTTGTAGCTGATTAAGCTAATATCACCCAGGATGCATCGATCTTTCTCAAACCATCAGCCTTCCCAGCATCTCTCCCACGTAATTCTTACTTAACCTGAATCCTTGGGCTAGTCTACTACTCTTCCCCTTATATTTGTTACATCAGCCACACTTAACTTCACTGAACTAAGAGAGGAAGGGTATGTGGTGAAATAAGACCAGGTTTCACTTACTACCAAGGTAATTTGAAAGTCTTAGAACACATTACATCCGGCAGTCTTTCAGCACAACATAAACAAAACACTATTTCCATTTATACAGATCACTTGCTCTTTATGAAGTTGTAAAGACTCAAACTCGAAACATCCTGATGGATGTTTGAGAGTATGAGAATGACATAGTCCATCCCAGTGCCTTCAAAAAGGAACATGATCAAGCCACCCTGAAGGGCTGTGATCCCTTCCGGCTGCAAAACTGAGCGTGAAAGGATGCCACAGTTCTCTTAACCCAGTTTAATCTTGGATAAgtctttcacttaccataaagGCTGCATATTTCCTTGCCTCTCTTTAGTTTGTCTTCTGTGAAAAGGCCTCATACGTAGATCTGAAAACCCACTCACCATACCATTTTTCAATGTGAAGTAATTCCTATATCCTTTTCATAGAGACTGATTTTTTTGTAAAGCACATTCAGCTTTTATAATGATTAGGTTCCTTAGGAAAGCTATTCAAACTATTTTACGTTCAATGGAAAGAGAATTATAGTACTAATCAAGTAATTAATTAGAAAGCAACTGCATGACTCAATCATTTAGAATATTGCAAGTTTTTAGAAAATCTGTAACTAAGAAGTGCTGGCATAATTATCTGAAAAATTTGTGTGAAAGTGATGTATCCCTACTATGGGTTCCGTACCTTCCAAATCTAGATATGACATTCGTATACCCGTGTCAGTAATTTTGGGGCTGCTCAAGTTAAAATTTTGAAGAAGTTAACAATGTGCCTAATGAAAAGCTTGAAATTATCTTACCACATGCTATCCTCTAGCTTTTGGAAATGGAATATAAATTTAAACCACCCTGGCTTGTAGCAGAAATGTACACCAGCTCTTATACAACTGTGGTCTTCTTGATAATCCTATTAGTCACCAGCTATCTATTTCCAGAATTAATACAGGTATCAGAACATGgttaattttacaaataatacaGATATTGTGCAATTTACACAGATCAAATGCTTTTAAATGTAGGTAGGGTAATCATATAATTACAGATAAATAGAATCACTAGAATGAATCAGAATCAATTTATGACTAAATCTTCACTCCTCCATTcagttaagaaaatgtaaaagggaaaaatgggcaaaaatgtaACCTACACTCAGATCTTTTCATATGACCAGCTGAGTTAAGGCTGTGATTGTGTTCTGCAGACATCTGATTCTTAGCCTTTTGTGGTCACAGACCCCTCTGACAATCTGAGAAATCTAGAGCCCTGCTTTGTAGAGAACGCCTCATTAGCTTATGAACACACATATAGTTGTGGAGAGTTCAAGGACCAGGTAAAAaaattctgcttctggggaaGAGGCTATTATGTTCCAGCTGACACTAATGAGTCTTTGGTTAGTTTACATTATTTCACCTCACTTCCCTGAAGGTCAGATCCTGTTACCTGAAGCTAGTCAGGAACTGAACTTGGGCttgccctcctcttcctccttctccttatACAAACAAAGCAGGATGAGAAATGGACTTTTCCTTCTCTGACAACTGCAGACCTCCTTGAAATtgcatataatttaatataatatgtaatatagtataattctggcttttttttaagtccagATA from Panthera leo isolate Ple1 chromosome A2, P.leo_Ple1_pat1.1, whole genome shotgun sequence includes:
- the TAC1 gene encoding protachykinin-1 isoform X2, yielding MKIIVALAVFFLISTQLFAEEIGDNDDLNYWSDSAQIKEELPEPFEHLVQRIARRPKPQQFFGLMGKRDAGHGQISHKRHKTDSFVGLMGKRALNSVAYERRAMQDYERRRK
- the TAC1 gene encoding protachykinin-1 isoform X1, with protein sequence MKIIVALAVFFLISTQLFAEEIGDNDDLNYWSDSAQIKEELPEPFEHLVQRIARRPKPQQFFGLMGKRDADSSIEKQVALLKALYGHGQISHKRHKTDSFVGLMGKRALNSVAYERRAMQDYERRRK